In Chitinophaga oryzae, the sequence AAATTATATAATATGATAGTGGACAAAGGTAAAATGCGTTAATGGAGATGTCATTTCCATTAATGTTCCTTATCCTTAATATATTCTTCATACTTTAGCAAAATACTAACGTGGAATTATTGCAATATGAATTTATTACAGCACCTAAAGGATCGTATTTAAACCGCCTTGGAGAACTGGTAAAGAAAATTCGGTATTACCGCATGAATGTACCAATAGAAGGATTTAGAGCGGCGTTACCTGGTCTTAAACTGGTGGAGCAAGAGTTGCAAGAATTTGATGATTCCATTGGACTTGGGAAGAGAAACTATATAGATGAAATAATGGAAGAGTTGCAGCAGGAAGCCGAGGTTGAGGAAAAGTTAATGGCGGATATTGTGAGGTTTTCTAAAACAATTGTCAATACTATCTTTCACGAGGAATTTGTCGCAGATGAGTTTGCTTTCGATTTTCGAATTAAAGAAGCTGTTAAATGGTTGGAGTTTTATGGGTATAAAAACGAGCAGGTAATTGACGAAAAATTAAATGTCGTAAAAGATATTTTTCGATCTGTATGTTCAATGCATAATATAATTTTTATTGACAGTACCCTAACTTAGTATAGAATGTATTCACAAATATACTTCTTCCTCTACAACTGGATGAGATTGCATGTTAGGTTCAGAAAATAACTTACCATCGCTTTAAAGCCCCATCTCCAAACACCCATTCGGGTGTATACAACTTTCGGCCAAAATCCGCATCATACCACGGCGTGGCAGCAGCCGGGTTTTTCAGAATATGTATATTCTGTGCCGGCATATAGCTCTGAGCGAGCAGGAATATCTTTTTACCGGAACGGTTTTCCGCTACGTCCATCACAATGACAGCGTGACCGGGAGATCCTCCCTGGATAAAGACATCCCCGGCTTGTATGTTTTTCGTTGATGGTACCTGTTTCAGTTCACGGCTAAGAGAAAGCGTGCCGGCGTAGGAGAATACGGTTTCCAGGTATTTTTCAAACTGCGCTCTGCCTTGGGCTGGTGCTGCTATCCGTTTCCGTAACAGTTTTCCCTGTTGCAGTACAAAGCGGTCTCCCTTCAGCCAGCCGCTGTAGCCTATTTGTGTACCGTCTGTTGCCTTGAAAGTAATGGCTTCGGTGCGACCGCCCTTATACAGGTATTCAGCGCGCAGGCGAATGACGGCGTCGGCGCATTGTTGCAGGTCTTTTTCACCTACAGGCATGTCAAGTACTGCGTATTGTGCCTGCTGGTTTCTTTTGGGTGTGCCGTTATACAGATATACCGTTTTGTCTGATTTCAGGGAACAGTTCCGCAGCCATTCTCCGAAAGAGTGCCGCTCCTGGGTGATTCGTGTATACCCTGCAGGTAGTGGTATGTCACTCACTTTCTGCTGCCCGTAGGTGGTGGTCACTGCTATCGCCAGCAGCATAAAAAGAAATGGTTTCATGTAACCGTTTTCCGGAAGATGCAGTTCCCGCAAAATTCCATAAACTATATGCTCAGTATAAATCCGGTTTCATCACCCCCTTCTCCTGGTAACTTTTCTTATTCATCTCGTAGTGCATCTCCGTCATCTGGTTCAGATAATCTTTCAATGGGGATAACGTATATTCCTTCCTGATCTTGTCCACATTAACAGAGTCGATCAACCCAATCTTTGGGAAAGCCCTGCCGGTGGTGTTGACCTGGTAGGTGACCTGTGTGCCGAATAGTTGTTTTTTACCGGCATTGACCTGCACCCGGTCGTACAGGTAAGCGTAGTTATTGGGATTGGCATTCTGTTTTTTTACTTCTTTCTCCATCGCCTTCAGCACTTTGGTCTGGAATCCGGGGAACTTATCGCTGTGCTGTACCAGCAGCCAGAAGTGGTTGGAGCCTTCTTTACCCACCATATCGATGCCCGGGAACCCGTACTGCCGGAAGATAACGGCGATTCTTTTCTGATGTGTCGTATACACGCTGTCTTTAAAGCGGTCCCATTGCTCCTGCGTATATTCCTTGTACTTCCCCTGTCGAACGAAAGCTGCGAT encodes:
- a CDS encoding DUF6624 domain-containing protein — translated: MIKIIFLALLISLLTGCATRLTDSKKTALKNELAEMVKTDQIAAFVRQGKYKEYTQEQWDRFKDSVYTTHQKRIAVIFRQYGFPGIDMVGKEGSNHFWLLVQHSDKFPGFQTKVLKAMEKEVKKQNANPNNYAYLYDRVQVNAGKKQLFGTQVTYQVNTTGRAFPKIGLIDSVNVDKIRKEYTLSPLKDYLNQMTEMHYEMNKKSYQEKGVMKPDLY
- a CDS encoding DUF4846 domain-containing protein, which translates into the protein MKPFLFMLLAIAVTTTYGQQKVSDIPLPAGYTRITQERHSFGEWLRNCSLKSDKTVYLYNGTPKRNQQAQYAVLDMPVGEKDLQQCADAVIRLRAEYLYKGGRTEAITFKATDGTQIGYSGWLKGDRFVLQQGKLLRKRIAAPAQGRAQFEKYLETVFSYAGTLSLSRELKQVPSTKNIQAGDVFIQGGSPGHAVIVMDVAENRSGKKIFLLAQSYMPAQNIHILKNPAAATPWYDADFGRKLYTPEWVFGDGALKRW